The window AAATACATTGGCATgtaaataatatcaattttttaatttataaaaactaaattaaaatttattattgatttacaacaatattttacatattacttttaattttaatgaattttgaaataaattacaaataaaaatgaaaaaaaatgaaagagaaTAAAAATACATGAACTGGGCGGAAAATGGATTACAAGGGACGTTGGATAAATCAAAAtctaaaaaaaggaaaagagaatggtactattttttataaaacaaacacCCAGAATTCAGGCCAATTCTTCCCCCTTCTCTTTTTTTAGTAACCCCTGACCAAGGCACCCTGATGTTTctactaaatattaaaatttcaataaaatatatattatttacaatttttattatgatttattaaattctgTGTTTAGATTCTTTAACATCGCAAATCAAATGTTATCAGTTGTCCGGCTGGGATCTAGCTCATTCCAAAAtctcttaaaattaatattaatttgcaAGACGCGTAGACGGATCACTAAAAGAAAATGCTTATACAGCTTCAGACAGACAAAAAAGAATTGTCAATATGTTTAGCAAAAACAATACAACATGCGTCTGTATGTCAAATCTTGATTCACAGACACTCAAAACATAAAAGTGCTATTTTCATACACACTCCTGCTACGGAAAAAACCTTATTTTGTTACGAAAAATTATTAAGaaacataaaattttcattGGAACTTGCTTCAGATCAGACCAGAGAAGGGCAATGCCTGGCTGACAAGCGTGCTACTTCAGTATTTGCCTCGACATTGCTTAGGGAGTTTGAGACCACATTTCTTAGGCAGTGCCAAGGCATTTTTCGGACTAATTCCGTACTTGAGAAACTTGTCCTTGTAGTTGCAGAGACATGGCAAGTTAACCTTGTGCATGACTTTGCAACAGTCTTTCGTTGGCCAAGAAGGCTTGTCGCCTGTGATTGCCGGGAGGCAGTGGCCTAATTCGGAAACTCCCACGTTGCATATGGTAGGAGCTTTGTCTGCAGACACCACGGCTACTAATACAACCAATGCCATCAAGCAAGAAACTGAAATGCCAGTGGAAGGCATTGTGTTTTGATGACTTTTTGTTGCTTAATGCTGAGATTTAGGATTTTAGAGTATGTTTTGTTAGGCTAATGGGGTGTTGATTTATAGGGAGTTTGTTTTGGAATTATTCAGCATGTGAACTTTGGTTGCTCTTAGTTTAATTCTCTAAGAATGTCCTGTGAGTCTGTTCACGAGAATTATGACAGCGAAGGGAATGTAAAGCATCCAATCTCGTAACCATTGAACTCTGCTGAATGAAATGTGTGCGGATGAATCGGGTTTTTGTCAAGTCAGAAGATGAACTATGATCCTCATAAGCCCTCTTCCCAGTATCTCGAGATTTTGAGAGAACTGGTCACttaaacatgatatcagagctcAAACTACTTCGGCCCAAAAATGAGCTACTTTGAATACAGGGGAAGACATGTGAATCCACAGTGTCAAGATTTGTCTCTTTGGGAAGCAGAAAGGGAGATGAGATCTCATTTGCATTATTCAGATTCGATTTGATCAAGCTATAGAAAGCAAATTTGACAGTATAACAAGAATATTGGCATATTCTTTCATGGAAATgcaaaaaacataattaatctTTCATGCCAGTATTTAAGAAACTAAATTATCATCCAAACCGACATTGGAGAACTATATCTCGAATTCTACAGAACGTAAAGGAATATATGGTGTTAATGAAACTTATAGCTTAATACTGTTTCCAGTTTCATGGAGAAGAAATGAAAAGTATTAGCGAAACGGGAGGGGTGGTTGGGCCGCAGGGGTGCGAACTAATCAAACTATTAGCAAGCTGCTCGACTTCGGCACGTATAATATTGAAATTCAGCTGGACAATAATCGAGCTTAGTTTGAGCTATTATAATACCTTATCGAGCCCAACTAGAGATTTATGTTACTTGACTCGTAAAGGCTCTCGAGTgccttattttatttatattagttatatattacatattttatcatataaatatttaataaaaattacacaTTATGAGTAATATTTCGGCTTTTCTTGATATCTAATAGAATCAAATCGCGCTAAAGAATCTGGCGAACTTTTGTCAAGCCTTGCTTCATTCGAACTTGAATACTATGGATGGATCTAGCTCGAACTCTAGCTCGAGCTCGAGGAACTCGAGCTCAAGCACGAACTATTTAGTTAAGCTCAAACCTGAGCCTGATAACGTTCAGTTCAGCTTTGCTCGTTTATGCCTGTTGGTGGTGTTCGATAGTAACGAGTCTAACGACACCAGTAATAGCCTAATAGGCAATAGGCAACAGGCCCGCCTCGCTTATGTTTTCCTAACGTCCATTTACAGGTTATGTCCAATTTTTAGGGAGGAGCAAAAAATAAAGTCACGTAGGCGCGGCTCAAAATAGAGTGGAGTTAGACTCGCTTAGTAAATCCAATTTTAAATCATTCAACAATTATTCTTGTAAAAAACCTTGAAGGaccaaattttattataatagtgAGACTTTAGAAAAACAAACattttttgatttcattttACTTTGTTCTTTGTTACTGTCTTTCTTGAAATAATGCAAGATACTAAAATTAATCGAGTATATTTTCTTGTTAATAaaaattcactatatatattttgttttcattgtATACAACTACTTCTTCCCTGTTTTTCTCAATCTATCCCACATGAGTATCCGGATCACCATACGACCATTTCTTCTCCACTTTAATTGTTCAAACTATCACTCTTATTTAGATCACCACTTTTCACTCTCCATAAAGCTCTTCTTTCTTTCTGATTCATTGCTTCTCATGGACTATTTCATCTAACATTTCATCATCCATCTTTAATCTTTCATTCATCAGGTACATTGTTTCTTCAACTTGTTATCTTCGAAAAACTCTAGTTTTCTACCATGTTTGCAGCTTAATGTATATGCAATTCAGAGATTCTATTGCCATGCATGTGCATGATCAGGCTATCGtctcattaaaataaaaatcacagaGATAACTGCAGCAGTTAAGCTAGATTGACTGATTGGCTGATTTCCTGTGTAGTAAGAGTAAGAGGCACGAGGGACATTGTCctccttaaaaaaaatttaacttgttttcaccattctaaattttacaaaatgataTAAGTGCCCCacaaaatctgaaaatatataGGTTTTCGAAAATGTGCGGGGTGCCCCCCTTAGAAAATAATCCTAGATCCATCCCTGTATGTATCTCCTCGTTTTTTAGTATAGCGGATAATCATATTTCAcggtaaatatataaaaatgtgaAGTTTCAGACTGAGAACTAAGATGTTGAAGTTTCAAGAGTGTCTGAATTCTAGgcgtctttttcttttttgcaacAGTTGTATATAAATAGATCAATCTAATATGTTAGTTACATTAGTCTTGCTTCTGATAGATGATAATTCCTAAAAATATTTTGCAACTGAAGTGTGACAGGATGGCGACGGATGAAAGAACAGCAACAACATCGGTGAACACAGAGGAAGCCTCTGACTCTGAGGGAGGGACGCTGAGCAGGCAGCCGAGTGATTCATCTCTGTGTCAAACTGAAGATGAGGAAGACCTAAAGGTAGCATTGGGTCCCAAAATGAGTATCAGACAACATCTTGAGATCGACAAGGTCAGTCCATTCATTCATCCATCACGCGATTGCagcatataattaaatttatataaacttGTGTTGTTTAGTTTTTTCTTCATGATAAAACCGTGTGGTTTAGGATGATGAGAGTTTGAGGAGGTGGAAGGAGCAACTTCTTGGAAGCGTAGATGCAAGCCAAGGTTATGTTTCTGATACTTGCACCGCGAAAATAggaccaaaaattaattttttttctctaaatCCCTACATGCATTTTCATTGTAGAAGTTGAAGAACCAGATGTGAAAATACTAAGTCTCACAATCCTTACTGCTGATAGACGTGATCTTGTTCTTGATATCCCGGAATCTGGGAACCCGGATGGCTTATGGTTTACACTAAAGGAAGGTAGCAAATACCGCTTGAGATTTTCAATTAAGGTCAGCAATGATATTGTCTGTGGCCTCAAATACACCAACACTGTCTGGAAAACTGGTGTCAAAGGTAATTAACCATCCTTTTGGTTTCCATTTGAAATGTCTAACGTTTCCTTACACGTACGAGGCTGATCGTTATGTCTAAACAATAATGTTGTGCATGATAATTTAGTTGACAGCTCGAAGGAAATGCTGGGAACATTTAGTCCTCAAGCAGAGCCCTACACACATGTAATGCCAGAAGAAACTACCCCCTCTGGTTATTTTGCCAGAGGGTCTTACACAGCAAAAACAAAGGttatctttcaaaatttatctGAGCTTTTACATTAGCATTTAAATAATCAGTCATGGTCTGCCATTGACGTTCTAACTGGCATCAGATTTGTGGACTGTTAGatga of the Daucus carota subsp. sativus chromosome 4, DH1 v3.0, whole genome shotgun sequence genome contains:
- the LOC108218034 gene encoding rho GDP-dissociation inhibitor 1, producing MATDERTATTSVNTEEASDSEGGTLSRQPSDSSLCQTEDEEDLKVALGPKMSIRQHLEIDKDDESLRRWKEQLLGSVDASQEVEEPDVKILSLTILTADRRDLVLDIPESGNPDGLWFTLKEGSKYRLRFSIKVSNDIVCGLKYTNTVWKTGVKVDSSKEMLGTFSPQAEPYTHVMPEETTPSGYFARGSYTAKTKFIDDDKKCYLELNYTFDIRKEWPE